One part of the Salvelinus sp. IW2-2015 linkage group LG28, ASM291031v2, whole genome shotgun sequence genome encodes these proteins:
- the clec11a gene encoding C-type lectin domain family 11 member A, translating to MGIAAILVIVLCMCSLSLTDLDSGIKDGDPFDATPTENPETQGKQAREDLPEEQEPSPVSDFDNTYNYILSRLAAMDQAIHRLNVGHYTLDVKVTQLLDRVSRLDGTLGEVEETMQQISLLTKENRKEIGRLEGCQKGRRVGYKCYLVYRTYETYAGAAQKCLERGGRMAMPRDRKEQEALADYVKAFFHPGNWPVWLGINDLRSEGLYLFEDNTRVTYFQWRKHFLSSQPDGGKRENCVAMASDDGDWWDNYCDRNMSYLCEFDA from the exons ATGGGAATAGCAGCCATCCTAGTCATCGTCTTGTGTATGTGTTCACTCAGCTTGACTGATCTGGACAGCGGCATCAAAGATGGAGATCCTTTCGATGCAACACCAACTGAG AATCCAGAGACTCAGGGGAAACAGGCGAGAGAAGACTTACCGGAGGAGCAAGAGCCCAGTCCTGTCTCAGACTTTGACAACACATACAACTATATTT TGTCCAGGCTGGCAGCAATGGATCAGGCCATCCACAGACTGAATGTGGGCCACTACACCCTGGACGTGAAGGTGACCCAACTGCTGGACAGAGTGTCCCGGCTGGACGGCACCCTCGGGGAGGTAGAGGAGACCATGCAACAGATATCGCTCCTCACGAAAGAGAACCGCAAGGAGATTGGCCGCTTGGAGG GATGTCAGAAGGGCCGACGGGTGGGGTATAAGTGCTATCTGGTCTACCGCACATATGAGACGTATGCAGGGGCAGCTCAGAAGTGCCTGGAGCGGGGTGGAAGGATGGCCATGCCTCGGGACAGAAAGGAGCAGGAGGCCTTGGCAGACTACGTCAAGGCTTTCTTTCATCCAGGGAACTGGCCTGTGTGGCTGGGCATCAATGACCTGCGCTCTGAGGGACTCTACYTGTTTGAGGACAACACACGCGTCACCTACTTCCAGTGGCGCAAGCACTTCCTCTCCAGCCAGCCGGACGGTGGCAAGCGGGAGAACTGTGTGGCCATGGCTTCAGATGATGGGGACTGGTGGGACAACTATTGTGACAGGAATATGTCTTACCTCTGTGAGTTTGATGCCTAA